TCGGCGCAACCCCGGTAAGCCGAGCCCGGAAGTGTTCCAGCGGGTCCGGAACGCCCTCGGCGTCGCACCCGGGCAGGTGGTGATGGTCGGCAATTCGTGGGATCACGACGTTCTTGGCGCCAACGGCAGCGAGATGCACGCCATTTGGCTGTGCAACCCGGACATTTCCAAGCGCGCGGACTGGGTCACGAAGGTGGACAGCCCGCCCTTTGTGCTTCCCGTCTGGGACTTGAAACACGTCACGCCGGCCATTCAGCTGTTGCAAGCGGCCCTGTCTGCGTCATAATGGGGCGTGTACAGCCATTTTTGGCTGCGGACGCGCTGAAGATGATCATCAGTGGGAGGGGAATTTGCATGCGTCTGGAGCTTTCGAGTCGGGTCGCACTGCACAACGGGGTACAGATG
Above is a genomic segment from Alicyclobacillus cycloheptanicus containing:
- a CDS encoding HAD family hydrolase, which gives rise to MITHVIWDLGDTLVNPPYGGHDTKPIDRCEEVQLRPYAEEVLREVAALGLGQAVLSNTATSDSDSVTRLLERLGVAAWFSFVYGTESEFNRRNPGKPSPEVFQRVRNALGVAPGQVVMVGNSWDHDVLGANGSEMHAIWLCNPDISKRADWVTKVDSPPFVLPVWDLKHVTPAIQLLQAALSAS